Proteins encoded together in one Carya illinoinensis cultivar Pawnee chromosome 3, C.illinoinensisPawnee_v1, whole genome shotgun sequence window:
- the LOC122303812 gene encoding uncharacterized GPI-anchored protein At1g61900-like has translation MEQRLICTLALHLALFFLLYFCGSHSTPFFDVKEPVLTEIKVNALAPDISPSGDSRPFLPLLAPSPLIPFANNTVPILSGLCTLNFSSAESVMVITATDCQASFAPYMANVVCCPQFDATLEIILGQSSKYSGRLALNKTQASHCLSDVEKILESQGANEELQKICSFHPENLTVASCPVTDVDEFERTVDSSRLLAACGRIDPVNECCDQVCQNSILDAAKKISLNGISNKEVVPHGRIDDCKNIVLRWLASRLDASSANGVLRGLSNCNVNKVCPLLFPNMTNVVKECGNVISNQTVCCKAMESYMSQLQQQSFLTNLQALNCAASLGMRLQKANVSYDIYTLCHINLQDFSVQVGSQGSGCLLSSLPSDATYDKTSTIGFVCDLNDNIAAPWPSNSYVPASTCNKTITLPALPTATSAQSGRHNENLMFPLVVIPLLALMTHL, from the exons ATGGAACAAAGGCTCATTTGCACCCTCGCTCTTCACCttgctctattttttcttctct ATTTTTGTGGGTCCCACTCTACCCCATTTTTTGATGTAAAAGAGCCCGTTCTTACGGAAATAAAAGTCAATGCATTGGCTCCTGATATATCTCCAAGTGGGGACTCTCGGCCCTTTCTTCCCCTTTTAGCTCCTTCACCATTGATACCGTTTGCAAATAACACTGTGCCGATATTATCAG GACTCTGTACATTAAATTTTTCATCTGCTGAAAGTGTAATGGTAATAACAGCAACTGACTGCCAGGCTTCCTTTGCACCATATATGGCCAATGTGGTATGTTGTCCTCAATTTGATGCCACACTAGAGATTATTCTTGGGCAGTCCAGTAAATATTCTGGGAGGCTTGCTTTGAACAAGACTCAAGCCAGCCACTGCCTATCAGATGTTGAGAAGATTCTAGAGAGTCAAGGAGCTAATGAGGAGCTCCAAAAGATATGTTCGTTTCACCCTGAGAACCTCACAGTAGCCTCTTGCCCTGTCACAGATGTTGATGAATTTGAGCGCACTGTTGACTCTTCTAGACTTTTGGCTGCTTGTGGAAGGATTGATCCTGTCAATGAATGTTGTGACCAAGTTTGCCAAAATTCTATACTAGATGCTGCTAAAAAAATTTCCCTTAATGGCATCTCAAATAAGGAAGTGGTCCCTCATGGAAGGATTGATGATTGCAAGAATATTGTCCTCAGGTGGTTGGCCAGTAGACTTGATGCTTCTTCAGCCAATGGTGTCCTTAGAGGTCTTTCGAATTGCAATGTAAACAAAG TTTGTCCACTACTTTTTCCCAATATGACAAATGTTGTAAAAGAATGTGGAAATGTGATAAGTAACCAGACAGTTTGCTGCAAAGCCATGGAGAGTTATATGTCCCAATTGCAGCAGCAGAGCTTCCTCACCAACTTGCAGGCACTGAATTGTGCTGCATCACTTGGAATGAGGTTACAGAAAGCTAATGTCTCCTACGATATTTACACTCTTTGTCATATAAACCTCCAGGATTTCTCTGTTCAAG TTGGATCACAAG GGTCTGGCTGCCTTTTATCAAGCTTGCCTTCAGATGCAACATATGATAAAACTTCCACGATTGGCTTTGTTTGTGATCTGAATGATAACATTGCGGCTCCTTGGCCTTCTAACTCTTATGTACCTGCTTCTACCTGCAATAAAA CTATCACTCTTCCAGCACTCCCCACAGCAACATCTGCACAAAGTG GTCGTCACAATGAGAACTTGATGTTTCCACTGGTCGTGATCCCCTTACTGGCTCTCATGACACATCTTTGA
- the LOC122304616 gene encoding uncharacterized protein LOC122304616 codes for MGETRGVTVSRGGTRVNYLLFADDCIVFGRAKFEEWEKINGILWQYERASGQVMNKDKTAVYFSSNSKEEEKRKIMQNGGAVMRGSYEYYLGLPPVVGGSKYNAFRCIKEKVWKRINNWKNSFLSAAGKEVLIKAVLQAVPTYTMSVFQLPK; via the coding sequence ATGGGGGAAACAAGGGGAGTTACTGTCTCAAGGGGTGGAACTAGAGTCAATTATCtcctctttgcagatgattgcatTGTCTTCGGGAGAGCCAAGTTTGAGGAGTGGGAAAAGATCAATGGAATTCTTTGGCAATATGAGAGAGCATCAGGTCAGGTTATGAACAAAGACAAGACTGCAGTTTACTTTAGTTCCAACTCTAAGGAGGAAGAGAAGAGGAAAATCATGCAAAATGGAGGTGCTGTCATGAGAGGCTCTTATGAGTATTACTTGGGGCTACCTCCTGTAGTAGGAGGGTCAAAGTACAATGCATTCAGGTGTATTAAAGAGAAAGTGTGGAAGAGGATCAATAACTGGAAGAACTCTTTTCTGTCAGCAGCAGGCAAAGAAGTGTTGATTAAGGCAGTCCTACAAGCAGTGCCCACTTACACTATGAGTGTATTTCAGCTACCAAAATAG